A single genomic interval of Astyanax mexicanus isolate ESR-SI-001 chromosome 4, AstMex3_surface, whole genome shotgun sequence harbors:
- the LOC125801167 gene encoding zinc finger protein 484-like isoform X1, whose protein sequence is MEPSPNMEKHQHSVKSFTKQSDLKKHQRIHTGEKPYHCSDCGKSFNQQSNLKNHQRIHTGEKPYHCSDCGKSFNHQSHLKNHQRIHTGEKPYYCSDCGKSFTERSSLKIHQRIHTGEKPYHCSDCGKSFTRQSDLKNHQRIHTGEKPYHCSDCGKSFTKQSNLKLHQRIHTGEKPYYCFDCGKSFTKQSNLKIHQRIHTGEKLYHCSDCGKSFNQQGHLKNHQRIHTGEKPYHCSDCGKSFTRQSTLQIHQRIHTGEKPYHCSDCGKSFTEQSSLKIHQRIHTGEKPYYCSDCGKSFTEQSSLKIHQRIHTGEKPYYCFDCDKCFTTQSHLKLHQRIHTGEKPYHCSDCGKSFTRQSTLQIHQRIHTGEKLYHCSDCGKSFTEQSNLKIHQRIHTGEKPYHCSDCGKSFTRQSTLQIHQRIHTGEKLYHCSDCGKSFTQQSNLKLHQRIHTGEKPYHCSDCGKSFTQQSNLKKHQRIHTGEKPYHCSDCGKSFTLQSELILHQCIHKR, encoded by the coding sequence atggagccaagtcccaacatggagaaacatcagcactctgtcaagagttttactaaacagagtgatctcaaaaaacaccagcgcattcacacaggagagaaaccgtatcactgctcagactgtgggaagagttttaatcaacagagtaatctcaaaaaccaccagcgcattcacacaggagagaaaccatatcactgctcagactgtgggaagagttttaatcatcagagtcatctcaaaaatcaccagcgcattcacacaggagagaaaccgtattactgctccgattgtgggaagagttttactgaacggagtagtctcaaaatacaccagcgcattcacacaggagagaaaccgtatcactgctcagactgtgggaagagttttactagacagagtgatctcaaaaatcaccagcgcattcacacaggagagaaaccgtatcactgttcagactgtggaaagagttttactaaacagagtaatctcaaactgcatcagcgcattcacacaggagagaaaccgtattactgtttcgactgtgggaagagttttactaaacagagtaatctcaaaatacaccagcgcattcacacaggagagaaactatatcactgctcagactgtgggaagagttttaatcaacagggtcatctcaaaaatcaccagcgcattcacacaggagagaaaccgtatcactgctccgattgtgggaagagttttactagacagagtactctccaaatacaccagcgcattcacacaggagagaaaccgtatcactgctccgattgtgggaagagttttactgaacagagtagtctcaaaatacaccagcgcattcacacaggagagaaaccgtattactgctccgattgtgggaagagttttactgaacagagtagtctcaaaatacaccaacgcattcacacaggagagaaaccgtattactgtttcgactgtgataagtgttttactacacagagtcatctcaaactgcaccagcgcattcacacaggagagaaaccgtatcactgctccgattgtgggaagagttttactagacagagtactctccaaatacaccagcgcattcacacaggagagaaactgtatcactgctccgattgtgggaagagttttactgaacagagtaatctcaaaatacaccagcgcattcacacaggagagaaaccgtatcactgctccgattgtgggaagagttttactagacagagtactctccaaatacaccagcgcattcacacaggagagaaactgtatcactgctccgattgtgggaagagttttactcaacagagtaatctcaaactgcaccagcgcattcacacaggagagaaaccgtatcactgctcagactgtgggaagagttttactcaacagagtaatctcaaaaaacaccagcgcattcacacaggagagaaaccgtatcactgctcagactgtgggaagagttttactttacagagtgaacttatattacatcagtgcattcacaaaagatag